The DNA window GGCTGCTGGTGCTGGCGCCGCTGATCCTGCCGCCCTTTGTGGGGGCCTTGTCGCTGCAGCATCTGGCCAGCCGGTACGGATCGTTCAATCTGCTGCTGGAGCACATGGGCCTGCTGGACTTCTCGCGCGACCTGCCGCCGGACTGGCTGGGCGGAGGCTTTGCCGGCGCGGCCGTGCTTCAGGCCCTGCACCTGTTCCCGATCCTGTACCTCAACGCCGCCGCCGCGCTGGCCAATGTCGATCCGGCGTACGCGCAGGCAGCCCGCAATCTGGGGGCCTCGCCGCTGCGGACGTTCTTTCGCATCACGCTGCCGCTGATGGCGCCGGGCCTGTTCGCCGGGGCGACGCTGGTGTTCATCTGGTCGTTCACCGACGTGGGCGTGCCGCTCATGCTCGACTACCAGAACCTGCTGCCGGTGACGATCTTCAAGGAGCTCGTCAGCAGCGACACCGGCGGGCGGACCTTCTCGCTGGTCTTTCTCATGCTCGGCAGCTCCGTCATGTTGTACGTCGTGGGCAAGTTCATCTTCGGGCGCCACGCCGCCGGCGAGGCGTCCAAGGCCTCCTTCGCCGATCAGCCGCGGCAGTTGGGCGCCGCGGGCACGCTGGGGGCCTGGGCGCTGATGGGCGGACTCGCTGCGGCGGCCCTGGCGCCGCACGCGGGCGTGGTGCTGATGGCCCTGTCGCAGCGATGGGTCAACACGGTTCTGCCCAGCCAGTACACGCTGGAGCATCTCAAGTTCGTCGTCAGCGACCCGGCGACCTACGCCAGCATCGTCAACAGCCTCAAATACGCCGGGACAGCCACGCTGCTCGACGTGATCATCGGCTTGGCCATCGCCCTGCTGGTGGTGCGGGTCAAGGTGCGCGGCGGCGCGTGGCTCGACGGCATGGCGATGCTTCCCCTGGCGGTGCCGGGCGTGATCCTGGCGGCGGGATACGTCGCGCTGACGGCGGCCGGGCCGCTCGAGAGCATCGGGCCGCGGCACAATCCGTTTATCATCCTGGTGGTGGCGTACGCGGTGCGACGCGTGCCGTTCATGGTGCGGGGCGCCTCAGCCGGGCTGGCGCAGGTGCCGCCGTCGCTGGAAGAAGCCGCCCGGAATCTCGGCGCCACGCCGGCCGGCGCCGCCTGGCGCATCACGCTGCCGCTGATCGCCGCCAACCTGATCGCCGCGGCCGTGCTGACCTTCGCCTTTACGGTGCTGGAGGTCAGCGACTCGCTGATCCTGGCCCAGTTGCCCCAGCACTATCCCATCACCAAGCAGATCTGGAACCTGGCCACCAGCGCCGGTTCGCCCGAGACGCCGCGACAGGCCGCCGCCCTGGGCGTCTATGGCATGGCCATGCTGGCCGCAACGATGGCCGCCGCCACGGCGCTGATGGGCAAGAAATTGGGCGCGATCTTCAGGGCTTAGAAGAAAAGGACCAAAGGGACTGCAAGGACTGCAGGGACAGAATCAGCGTCCCTTGTCCTTGCCGTCACTGCGGTCCTTTTGGTCCTTTCTTGCTTTCAGCCTGGCCGCCGTCATCCGCTCCCGTAAGCCGCCTTCCTTGAGAAAAGCCGCCTCCAACTCTCGGATCTGCCGATCCAAAAGATAGCTGCACACGCGGATCAGCCCGATGATCACGTTGGCGCTGACCGCCGGGTCCGAGTTCTCAATGCCACGGGCGAACGTGGCGTACCCAGCGCCGGGCGCGCGATTGAGCTCCCGCAACCGTCTGGCGTACGGGTGCTCCGACGTCCATTCCTCGAGCTTGCGGGCGCGCAGGAAGTCGCGGTAGTCGGCCAAGAGTTCCTCCAGGCTCGCCCGCGCCACGTTGGTCAGCTTGATCTCCATTTCTTTCGACGTGCCCGACGCCATGCTGCCTTCGACGATATTCTGCTTGCCCGACCGGGCCGCCTGGACCATCTGGTCGTGCGTGCGGCTGCGCTTGTCGATGAAGCGATCACAGAAGCAGACAGTTGCATCGTAGACGATTTCGCTCTTCTGATAAGAGAGCAGCTTTTTGTAGCCGCCATGGGGAGGTATGAAACCTTGGCTCATGCGACGCTCCCGGGGAAAGGACCCAAAGGACTGCAAGGACCGCAAGGACTTTAGCATTCTTGGAGCAGGAACGAAAGTGAGTTTCCATCAGGGCCCTCATGGTCCTTGCAGTCCCTGCAGTCCCTTTTGTCCTTTGTTGTCTCCCGGTACAATGCCTCCATGATCGACATCCATCTTGAACAGATCAGCAAGCAGTACGGCAGCGGCGCTTCTGCAGCCTGGGCACTGCGGGATGTAAACCTGCACGTCCGGCCCGGCGAGCTGTTCTTCCTGCTGGGGCCCAGCGGGTGCGGCAAGACGACGCTGCTGCGGATCATCGCCGGGCTGCTGGCCCCGACGTCCGGTCGCGTGCGGCTGGGCGAGCGCGACGTGACCGACCTGCCCATCGAACGCCGCAACACCGCGATGGTCTTTCAGAACTATGCCCTCTGGCCTCACATGAGCGTGCAGCAGAACGTCGAGTTTGGTCCGAGGATGCGCGGCCTGGCAGCCGCCGAGCGGGGCAAGGTTGCCGCCAAGAGTCTTCAGCGCGTCGAGATGGAACGCTACGCCGCCCGCAAACCCAACCAGCTTTCCGGCGGACAGCAGCAGCGCGTCGCGGTGGCGCGGGCGCTGGCGGCCGAGGCGGCCTGCCTGCTGCTCGACGAACCCCTGAGCAACCTCGACGCCAAGCTGCGTGCTTACATGCGCGGCGAGCTGCGATCGCTGATCAAAAGCGCCGGCTCCACGGCGGTCTATGTCACGCACGACCAGAAAGAGGCGCTGTCGATGGCCGACCGGGTGGCCGTCATGGACGCCGGGCGCGTCGTGCAGGTCGACACGCCCGAGGCGCTCTATCACCGCCCCGCCACGCGGTTCGTGGCTGAGTTTCTGGGCGAAGCGAACTTCATCAGCGGCACTGCCGGCGGCAAAGAAGTTCAAACGCCGCTGGGCGTGCTGCCGGCGGTTTCCAGAGAGGGCATCGCTCCCGGGGCGGCTGTCACGTGCTGCGTGAGGCCCGAACGAATCAGCGTGGAACGCGGCCAGGCGCCGGCGGGCGGGGCAGGCGGGCTCGATGCGACGATCGAGAGCAGCACGTTCATGGGCGAGGTTCGG is part of the Planctomycetaceae bacterium genome and encodes:
- a CDS encoding iron ABC transporter permease; protein product: MTDLPMPIVLPQRKTRRGGPVSVTAAIVIGAALLATLIVPVATAIAKGFMLKDQPSLYWLGRVLGNPVLMGQLGNSVLLAATTTGLCLLMGVPLAVLRVRCRFRGQGLLGLLVLAPLILPPFVGALSLQHLASRYGSFNLLLEHMGLLDFSRDLPPDWLGGGFAGAAVLQALHLFPILYLNAAAALANVDPAYAQAARNLGASPLRTFFRITLPLMAPGLFAGATLVFIWSFTDVGVPLMLDYQNLLPVTIFKELVSSDTGGRTFSLVFLMLGSSVMLYVVGKFIFGRHAAGEASKASFADQPRQLGAAGTLGAWALMGGLAAAALAPHAGVVLMALSQRWVNTVLPSQYTLEHLKFVVSDPATYASIVNSLKYAGTATLLDVIIGLAIALLVVRVKVRGGAWLDGMAMLPLAVPGVILAAGYVALTAAGPLESIGPRHNPFIILVVAYAVRRVPFMVRGASAGLAQVPPSLEEAARNLGATPAGAAWRITLPLIAANLIAAAVLTFAFTVLEVSDSLILAQLPQHYPITKQIWNLATSAGSPETPRQAAALGVYGMAMLAATMAAATALMGKKLGAIFRA
- a CDS encoding four helix bundle suffix domain-containing protein; this translates as MSQGFIPPHGGYKKLLSYQKSEIVYDATVCFCDRFIDKRSRTHDQMVQAARSGKQNIVEGSMASGTSKEMEIKLTNVARASLEELLADYRDFLRARKLEEWTSEHPYARRLRELNRAPGAGYATFARGIENSDPAVSANVIIGLIRVCSYLLDRQIRELEAAFLKEGGLRERMTAARLKARKDQKDRSDGKDKGR
- a CDS encoding ABC transporter ATP-binding protein, which gives rise to MIDIHLEQISKQYGSGASAAWALRDVNLHVRPGELFFLLGPSGCGKTTLLRIIAGLLAPTSGRVRLGERDVTDLPIERRNTAMVFQNYALWPHMSVQQNVEFGPRMRGLAAAERGKVAAKSLQRVEMERYAARKPNQLSGGQQQRVAVARALAAEAACLLLDEPLSNLDAKLRAYMRGELRSLIKSAGSTAVYVTHDQKEALSMADRVAVMDAGRVVQVDTPEALYHRPATRFVAEFLGEANFISGTAGGKEVQTPLGVLPAVSREGIAPGAAVTCCVRPERISVERGQAPAGGAGGLDATIESSTFMGEVRQYCCRMGDGSAWRVTSLAGVTDGLAAGDRVQLRVDAQDVALLME